The Lysobacter capsici genome has a segment encoding these proteins:
- a CDS encoding M20/M25/M40 family metallo-hydrolase — protein sequence MPRTPFQYRCLHRRSYRAAAMALALLLAACQRPAPLLPPADGFDATASAHARRIEADVRFLADDLLEGREAGTRGFDLAALYVAQRLRAIGLRPAGDDGGYFQRVPLLRASREDGGGSVIVQRDTGTVELKFREQFLPQLDFDRAQSQVTAPAVFVGQAVHAPELDHDDFIGLDLRGKIAVLMHGAPKRFDTDRRAFYSSFREKFRALVERGAVGAVIVATQDEEKRQPWARGAQNWARPGMRLRGSDGRAIDTFPQLAVVANVSAASADAVLTAGGHSAAELFRDAREGTLRGFDLPGTITLSARNRIEQTQSRNVVALLPGTDAALKREHVVFSAHLDHLGIGAPVKGDAIYNGALDNALGVAIMLETAQQLALAKTPPKRSLLFVAVTAEEKGLLGAEWFARNPSVPRDSLVANINMDMPVMRVPTRDVVPIGVEHSSLQAVLDQAAAEVGVDLTPDPSPEESIFIRSDQYAFIRTGVPAVYLTGGMVARDAGVDARQQFRAFLADHYHQPDDDAEQPIQYADAARLAQLNARIGQLIADAPQRPRWNPGDFFGQRFGGLDAGKPDAEATPAASPSR from the coding sequence ATGCCGCGCACGCCGTTCCAGTACCGTTGTCTGCACCGCCGTTCGTACCGCGCCGCCGCCATGGCGCTCGCGCTGCTGCTCGCGGCCTGCCAGCGTCCGGCGCCGCTGCTGCCGCCGGCCGACGGTTTCGACGCAACCGCCAGCGCGCACGCGCGCCGGATCGAGGCCGACGTGCGCTTTCTCGCCGACGACCTGCTCGAAGGCCGCGAAGCGGGCACGCGCGGGTTCGACCTGGCCGCGCTGTACGTCGCCCAGCGCCTGCGCGCGATCGGCCTGCGCCCGGCCGGCGACGACGGCGGCTATTTCCAGCGCGTGCCGCTGCTTCGCGCCAGTCGCGAAGACGGCGGCGGCAGTGTGATCGTGCAGCGCGACACCGGCACGGTCGAATTGAAATTTCGCGAGCAGTTCCTGCCGCAGCTCGATTTCGATCGCGCCCAGTCGCAAGTGACCGCGCCGGCCGTGTTCGTCGGTCAGGCGGTGCATGCGCCCGAGCTCGATCACGACGATTTCATCGGCCTGGACCTGCGCGGCAAGATCGCGGTGCTGATGCACGGCGCGCCCAAGCGCTTCGATACCGACCGGCGCGCGTTCTACAGCTCGTTCCGCGAAAAATTCCGCGCCCTGGTCGAACGCGGCGCGGTCGGCGCGGTGATCGTGGCCACGCAAGACGAAGAAAAACGCCAGCCGTGGGCGCGCGGCGCGCAGAACTGGGCGCGGCCGGGCATGCGCCTGCGCGGCAGCGACGGCCGCGCGATCGACACCTTTCCGCAACTGGCGGTAGTCGCCAACGTCAGCGCGGCCAGCGCCGACGCGGTGCTCACCGCCGGCGGACACAGCGCGGCCGAGCTGTTCCGCGACGCGCGCGAAGGCACGCTGCGTGGCTTCGATCTGCCCGGCACGATCACCCTGTCGGCGCGCAATCGGATCGAGCAGACCCAGTCGCGCAACGTGGTCGCCTTGCTGCCCGGCACCGACGCCGCGCTCAAGCGCGAGCACGTGGTGTTCAGCGCGCATCTCGATCACCTGGGCATCGGCGCGCCGGTCAAGGGCGATGCGATCTACAACGGCGCGCTCGACAACGCGCTGGGCGTGGCGATCATGCTCGAGACCGCGCAGCAGCTCGCGCTGGCGAAAACACCGCCCAAGCGCTCGCTGCTGTTCGTCGCGGTCACCGCCGAGGAAAAAGGCCTGCTCGGCGCGGAGTGGTTCGCGCGCAACCCGAGCGTGCCGCGCGATTCGCTGGTCGCCAACATCAACATGGACATGCCGGTGATGCGGGTGCCGACCCGCGACGTGGTGCCGATCGGGGTCGAGCATTCCAGCCTGCAGGCGGTGCTCGATCAAGCCGCGGCCGAAGTCGGCGTCGACCTGACGCCCGACCCGTCGCCGGAGGAAAGCATCTTCATCCGCAGCGACCAGTACGCCTTCATCCGCACCGGCGTGCCGGCGGTGTATCTGACCGGCGGCATGGTCGCGCGCGATGCCGGCGTCGATGCGCGTCAGCAGTTCCGCGCCTTCCTCGCCGACCACTACCATCAGCCCGACGACGATGCCGAACAACCGATCCAGTACGCCGACGCCGCGCGTCTGGCGCAACTCAACGCGCGCATCGGCCAACTGATCGCCGACGCGCCGCAGCGGCCGCGCTGGAACCCCGGCGATTTCTTCGGCCAGCGCTTCGGCGGACTGGATGCGGGCAAACCCGACGCCGAAGCGACACCGGCCGCATCGCCGTCGCGATGA
- a CDS encoding phosphoethanolamine transferase has product MRTPSPDTPLATPSRTGPGWRVAMLVLVSAATTALLLLDDRLQQAVSANNRAVLQPGWVAGLMTIVTCLWLGGSRWVANAVIGAFAGMQLFQLCHIAAIGRALTPLDVAMIPHELSDIAQAVRAGAGAHWPTLFAGGVPYALAFAMFNLGLPRLRLPRLRWALLIVALVFATQFYNASRYTMKRFMPRPERSSLHNSLLAFSYCAANLVGKSVRRNALSYRAYTVVARDDPDAARERPRDVWLVIFDSTRTDHWGLAGYARATTPTMSRWVAQGRARWHRGLAGAVSTRASLGLLFNGVREPGNIAQLRSHEANLLRLAKRAGYRTYWLSTQHGDLLDEIDAPSIDVIRTRDSDEARIAAVGDDAVLDMLDAVDPNAPRLVVMMLRTAHIPYDDAYRRHGGRYRRWPDGEGLTEGARLLNAYDNAIVYQDALVEKLYRRFERGGGDGLFVVTSDHGQMLGEDGVWGHNVLTPQIAQVPMLVRTRGAAQMPLAGNGDWLSHHDLARALAWRMGFSIHNPNARAGVDYLQGSDLFGDNLFRELRIVDGHLQLGELSGLGHSHEGHAHGAGDRESD; this is encoded by the coding sequence ATGCGCACTCCATCCCCCGACACCCCGCTCGCCACGCCATCGCGCACCGGTCCGGGGTGGCGCGTGGCGATGCTGGTGCTGGTCAGCGCGGCGACCACGGCGCTGTTGCTGCTCGACGATCGCCTGCAGCAAGCGGTCAGCGCCAACAATCGGGCGGTGCTGCAACCCGGCTGGGTCGCGGGCTTGATGACGATCGTGACGTGCCTGTGGCTGGGCGGCAGCCGCTGGGTCGCGAACGCGGTGATCGGTGCGTTCGCGGGCATGCAGTTGTTCCAGCTGTGCCATATCGCCGCGATCGGCCGCGCGCTGACGCCGCTGGACGTGGCGATGATCCCGCATGAGTTGAGCGACATCGCGCAAGCGGTGCGGGCCGGCGCCGGCGCTCATTGGCCGACCTTGTTCGCCGGCGGCGTGCCGTATGCGCTGGCGTTCGCGATGTTCAACCTCGGCCTGCCGCGGCTGCGGCTGCCGCGCTTGCGCTGGGCCTTGTTGATCGTGGCGCTGGTGTTCGCCACCCAGTTCTACAACGCCAGCCGCTACACCATGAAGCGCTTCATGCCGCGGCCCGAGCGCAGTTCGCTGCACAACTCGCTGTTGGCCTTCAGCTATTGCGCGGCCAATCTGGTCGGCAAGTCGGTGCGGCGCAATGCCTTGAGTTACCGCGCCTACACCGTGGTCGCCCGCGACGATCCCGACGCGGCCCGCGAGCGGCCGCGCGATGTGTGGCTGGTGATCTTCGATTCGACCCGCACCGATCACTGGGGCCTGGCCGGCTATGCGCGAGCGACCACGCCCACCATGTCGCGCTGGGTCGCGCAGGGCCGGGCGCGCTGGCATCGCGGCCTCGCCGGGGCGGTCTCGACCCGCGCCTCGCTGGGTCTGTTGTTCAACGGCGTGCGCGAGCCGGGCAACATCGCGCAACTGCGCTCGCACGAGGCCAATCTGCTGCGCCTGGCCAAGCGCGCCGGTTACCGCACTTATTGGCTGTCGACCCAGCACGGCGATCTGCTCGACGAGATCGACGCGCCGAGCATCGACGTGATCCGCACCCGCGACAGCGACGAGGCGCGGATCGCCGCGGTCGGCGACGACGCGGTGCTGGACATGCTCGACGCGGTCGACCCCAACGCGCCGCGGCTGGTGGTGATGATGCTGCGCACCGCGCATATTCCCTACGACGATGCCTATCGCCGCCACGGCGGCCGCTATCGGCGCTGGCCGGACGGCGAGGGTCTCACCGAGGGCGCGCGCCTGCTCAATGCCTACGACAACGCGATCGTCTATCAGGACGCGCTGGTCGAGAAGCTGTATCGGCGGTTCGAGCGCGGCGGCGGCGACGGTCTGTTCGTGGTGACCTCCGATCACGGCCAGATGCTCGGCGAGGACGGAGTGTGGGGGCATAACGTGCTGACCCCGCAGATCGCCCAGGTGCCGATGCTGGTGCGCACCCGCGGCGCGGCGCAGATGCCGCTGGCCGGCAACGGCGACTGGCTCAGCCATCACGATCTGGCGCGCGCGCTGGCATGGCGGATGGGGTTTTCGATCCACAATCCCAACGCGCGCGCCGGGGTCGATTATCTGCAGGGTTCGGATCTGTTCGGCGACAACCTGTTTCGCGAGCTGCGCATCGTCGATGGGCATCTGCAGTTGGGCGAGTTGTCTGGGCTCGGGCATTCGCATGAGGGGCATGCGCACGGCGCGGGCGATCGCGAGAGCGATTGA